From Streptomyces sp. TLI_053, a single genomic window includes:
- a CDS encoding molybdopterin-dependent oxidoreductase — protein MLGLGAAGVVAGPYLQRAQDAVAGKDPTGLTGLLPGGGGFRYYSVVASVPARGEDTYSLTVDGLVERPGRYRLADLRVMPQRRIVRDVQCVTGWRVPDTPFEGVPLAHLLDAAGVTAGARAVRFSCFDGEYTESLTLEQARRDDVLVALKLQDAPISHSHGGPVRLYVAPMYFYKSAKWLSGITVTDAVRPGYWEELGYDTDAWVGRSNGRDDAPTA, from the coding sequence ATGCTCGGGCTCGGCGCGGCGGGAGTCGTGGCCGGTCCGTACCTGCAACGCGCCCAGGACGCGGTGGCCGGCAAGGACCCGACGGGTCTCACCGGCCTGCTGCCGGGCGGAGGCGGCTTCCGGTACTACTCGGTGGTCGCCTCGGTCCCGGCCCGGGGCGAGGACACCTACAGCCTGACGGTGGACGGGCTGGTGGAACGGCCCGGCCGCTACCGACTGGCCGACCTGCGGGTGATGCCGCAGCGCCGGATCGTGCGGGACGTGCAGTGCGTGACCGGCTGGCGGGTGCCGGACACCCCCTTCGAGGGCGTGCCGTTGGCCCACCTGCTCGACGCCGCCGGTGTGACGGCGGGCGCCCGGGCGGTGCGGTTCAGCTGCTTCGACGGCGAGTACACCGAGAGCCTCACCCTGGAGCAGGCCCGGCGGGACGACGTCCTGGTCGCACTCAAGCTCCAGGACGCCCCGATCTCCCACTCCCACGGCGGTCCGGTGCGGCTGTACGTGGCCCCGATGTACTTCTACAAGTCGGCCAAGTGGCTGTCCGGGATCACCGTCACCGATGCGGTGCGGCCGGGCTACTGGGAGGAACTCGGCTACGACACCGACGCCTGGGTCGGCCGCTCGAACGGACGCGACGATGCGCCGACCGCCTGA
- a CDS encoding DUF2064 domain-containing protein: protein MGAVLAAPPPTLLVIAKAPVPGRVKTRLTPACTPEQAAALAEAALVDTLHTLATVPAGRRLLVLDGEPGRWLPPGWQVVPQSGGGLDARLAAAFGHAARLAPHAPALLVGMDTPQVTAATLAEPLSPVGRAGADAWYGPASDGGFWALGLARPTEDLARRLLLGVPMSTPDTGRMLLDRLAAADLVVRRLPEATDVDTVEDARLVAAQAPRSRFAALLHSIQGAPGSTLPTAPEVAG, encoded by the coding sequence ATGGGGGCCGTCCTGGCCGCCCCGCCGCCCACCCTGCTGGTCATCGCCAAGGCTCCCGTGCCGGGCCGGGTGAAGACCCGGCTCACCCCGGCCTGCACGCCCGAGCAGGCGGCGGCGCTGGCCGAGGCCGCACTCGTGGACACCCTGCACACCCTGGCGACCGTGCCCGCCGGGCGGCGCCTGCTGGTCCTCGACGGCGAACCGGGCCGCTGGCTCCCGCCGGGCTGGCAGGTGGTTCCGCAGAGCGGCGGCGGGCTGGACGCACGGCTCGCGGCGGCCTTCGGCCACGCAGCCCGGCTCGCCCCGCACGCGCCCGCCCTGCTGGTCGGCATGGACACCCCGCAGGTGACCGCGGCCACCCTGGCCGAGCCGCTCTCGCCGGTGGGCCGGGCCGGGGCGGACGCCTGGTACGGGCCCGCGTCCGACGGCGGCTTCTGGGCCCTCGGGCTGGCCCGGCCGACCGAGGACCTCGCCCGCCGGCTCCTCCTGGGGGTGCCGATGTCGACCCCGGACACCGGGCGGATGCTGCTCGACCGGCTCGCGGCGGCGGATCTGGTGGTCCGCCGGCTGCCCGAGGCCACCGATGTCGACACCGTCGAGGACGCCCGGCTGGTCGCCGCCCAGGCACCGCGCAGCCGGTTCGCCGCGCTCCTCCACTCGATCCAGGGCGCCCCCGGGTCGACGCTCCCGACCGCCCCCGAGGTGGCGGGTTGA
- a CDS encoding glycosyltransferase family 87 protein, with protein MSSRTASPRLLAPAAALAALVTALALTVARAGALPRHGWYLLDAALFAVAVALLRKVPGRQAVPLVLAGSVAVAAVGLLAPPRTSDDAYRYVWDGRVQAAGISPYAHTPDDPALARLRDPGLFPVGDGCTGWDERTTAAGDCTRINRPAVHTVYPPVAQAWFLALHPLGGGVRGVQAAGALLAVTTTGLLLGAGRAPWRAALWGWFPGVTVWAVNDAHVDTLGALLTVAGLGCAARGRAVRGGLLLGGAIATKLLPALALPGALSGLAARRPTRGDVLLLGSALGAFALSYLPYLAASGTSVLGYLPGYLREEGYEQGHLDRFGLLRLVLPDALAPWAAGLVLATVVLRVLRRGDRDRPWEGALLVTGTALLLVAPGYPWYGLLLVALVALDGRWEWLAVPAAGQALYLTGGQTAQQLAYGTALCVVLVVPLLRQYLGERAVVAVGGQK; from the coding sequence GTGAGCTCCCGTACCGCGTCGCCCCGCCTCCTCGCTCCCGCCGCCGCCCTCGCCGCCCTGGTCACCGCCCTGGCGCTGACCGTCGCCCGGGCCGGCGCCCTGCCGCGCCACGGCTGGTACCTCCTCGATGCCGCGCTCTTCGCCGTCGCGGTGGCGTTGCTGCGCAAGGTGCCCGGCCGACAGGCCGTGCCACTGGTCCTGGCGGGCAGTGTCGCGGTGGCCGCCGTCGGGCTCCTGGCCCCGCCGCGGACCAGTGACGACGCCTACCGCTACGTCTGGGACGGCCGGGTCCAGGCCGCCGGGATCTCGCCCTACGCACACACCCCGGACGACCCGGCGCTCGCCCGGCTGCGCGATCCCGGGCTCTTCCCCGTGGGTGACGGCTGCACCGGCTGGGACGAGCGAACGACCGCGGCCGGCGACTGCACCCGCATCAACCGGCCGGCCGTGCACACCGTCTACCCGCCCGTGGCGCAGGCCTGGTTCCTCGCGCTGCACCCGCTCGGTGGCGGGGTGCGCGGGGTACAGGCCGCCGGGGCACTGCTGGCCGTGACGACCACCGGGCTCCTGCTGGGCGCGGGGCGGGCGCCGTGGCGCGCCGCGCTGTGGGGCTGGTTCCCCGGTGTGACCGTGTGGGCCGTCAACGACGCGCACGTGGACACGCTCGGCGCGCTGCTGACCGTCGCCGGGCTCGGCTGCGCGGCCCGGGGACGGGCGGTGCGCGGGGGACTCCTCCTCGGCGGCGCGATCGCCACCAAACTGCTGCCCGCCCTCGCCCTTCCCGGGGCGCTGTCCGGTCTGGCGGCCCGCCGGCCGACCCGCGGCGACGTGCTGCTCCTCGGATCGGCGCTGGGCGCGTTCGCCCTCTCCTACCTCCCGTACCTCGCCGCCTCGGGCACCTCCGTCCTGGGCTATCTGCCGGGCTACCTCCGGGAGGAGGGCTACGAACAGGGGCACCTCGACCGGTTCGGACTGCTGCGCCTGGTACTGCCGGACGCGCTCGCACCGTGGGCGGCTGGGCTGGTCCTGGCGACCGTGGTGCTCCGGGTGCTCCGCCGGGGCGACCGGGACCGGCCGTGGGAGGGCGCGTTGCTCGTGACGGGCACGGCGCTGCTGCTGGTCGCGCCCGGCTACCCCTGGTACGGGCTGCTGCTGGTCGCGCTGGTCGCCCTCGACGGCCGCTGGGAGTGGCTGGCCGTGCCGGCCGCCGGGCAGGCCCTGTACCTGACCGGAGGGCAGACCGCCCAGCAACTCGCCTACGGGACGGCGCTGTGCGTCGTCCTCGTGGTCCCGCTGCTGCGCCAGTACCTCGGGGAGCGGGCGGTCGTGGCGGTGGGCGGCCAGAAGTGA
- a CDS encoding NAD-dependent epimerase/dehydratase family protein gives MRILVTGGAGFIGVSVVRGLVAAGHAVRVLDALLPAVHPSGRAPALPPGVEFRHADVRDAAAVEDALAGVDAVCHQAAMVGLGLDLDDAPQYVGCNDLGTAVLLAAMARTGVRRLVLAGSMVVYGEGRYRCARHGGVAPGPRRPADLDAGRFEPPCPVCGAPLRPDLVAESAPADPRNVYAVTKLAQEQLAAAWARACGGAVLTLRYHNVYGPGMPRDTPYAGVASLFRSALARGEAPRVFEDGGQRRDFVHVEDVAAANLAALVAVGDRPPGSARAYNVGSGEVRTVGEMADALAAAHGGPAPVVTGEYRLGDVRHVTADSTRLRAELGWRPRVPFERGMTEFAAAPLRV, from the coding sequence ATGAGAATCCTGGTCACCGGCGGTGCCGGTTTCATCGGCGTGTCCGTGGTGCGCGGCCTGGTCGCGGCCGGACACGCGGTGCGGGTCCTGGACGCCCTGCTGCCCGCGGTCCATCCGTCCGGGAGGGCACCCGCGCTGCCGCCGGGCGTCGAGTTCCGGCACGCGGACGTCCGGGACGCCGCGGCCGTCGAGGACGCGCTCGCCGGGGTGGACGCGGTCTGCCACCAGGCGGCGATGGTCGGGCTGGGACTGGACCTGGACGACGCACCGCAGTACGTCGGCTGCAACGACCTCGGCACCGCCGTGCTGCTGGCCGCCATGGCACGGACAGGCGTGCGCCGGCTGGTCCTGGCCGGATCCATGGTGGTCTACGGCGAGGGGCGCTACCGCTGCGCGCGGCACGGCGGGGTGGCACCGGGGCCGAGGCGGCCCGCCGATCTGGACGCCGGCCGGTTCGAGCCGCCCTGCCCGGTCTGCGGCGCTCCGCTGCGGCCGGACCTGGTCGCGGAGAGCGCGCCCGCCGACCCCCGCAACGTCTACGCGGTGACCAAGCTGGCCCAGGAGCAGCTGGCCGCCGCCTGGGCTCGGGCCTGCGGCGGAGCCGTCCTGACGCTGCGCTACCACAACGTGTACGGCCCCGGCATGCCGCGCGACACCCCGTACGCGGGGGTGGCCTCGCTCTTCCGGTCCGCCCTCGCCCGGGGCGAGGCGCCCCGGGTCTTCGAGGACGGCGGCCAGCGGCGGGACTTCGTCCACGTCGAGGACGTCGCGGCCGCCAACCTGGCGGCGCTGGTGGCCGTGGGAGACCGGCCGCCGGGCAGCGCCCGGGCGTACAACGTGGGCAGCGGCGAGGTGCGCACCGTCGGGGAGATGGCGGACGCGCTGGCCGCGGCCCACGGCGGCCCGGCTCCGGTGGTGACGGGCGAGTACCGGCTCGGCGACGTGCGCCACGTCACCGCCGACTCGACCCGGCTGCGGGCCGAACTGGGCTGGCGGCCGCGGGTTCCGTTCGAGCGGGGCATGACGGAGTTCGCCGCCGCACCGCTGCGGGTCTGA
- a CDS encoding HAMP domain-containing sensor histidine kinase, which translates to MKDLLLIALFAALGAGGAGLLGWPAVRLLRRRSMALSLFCVAVVTVLAVTSGTFAVAQAMFLSAHDLGVVITVLAMAAVVSLCTAALLGRQVVAGSRALTAAARTVGSDTGFTAPAHPLGRELAQLSGELAATSARLAESRAREQALEQSRRELVAWISHDLRTPLAGLRAMAEALEDGVAEEPERYLRRIRTEVERLTGMVDDLFELSRIQAGTLSLSLSRVSVYDLVDDALAGAHALARQRGVRLEGRQVEPEPVEVDSREITRVLGNLLVNAIRSTPQDGVVAVSARREADEVLLSVTDGCGGIPAQDLPRVFETGWRGTAARTPRPADPGERSDRPEAGGSGAGGSGAGLGLAIVRGIVEAHAGRARVHNVAGGCCFEIALPSARG; encoded by the coding sequence GTGAAGGACCTGCTGCTGATCGCCCTGTTCGCCGCCCTCGGCGCCGGCGGAGCGGGCCTGCTCGGCTGGCCCGCCGTCCGGCTGCTGCGCCGGCGCTCGATGGCGCTCTCGCTGTTCTGCGTCGCCGTCGTCACCGTGCTCGCCGTCACCTCCGGGACCTTCGCCGTCGCGCAGGCCATGTTCCTCTCCGCCCACGACCTCGGCGTCGTGATAACGGTGCTCGCCATGGCCGCCGTCGTGTCCCTGTGCACGGCCGCGCTGCTGGGACGGCAGGTGGTCGCCGGCAGCCGGGCGCTGACCGCGGCCGCCAGGACCGTCGGCAGCGACACCGGCTTCACCGCGCCCGCCCACCCGCTGGGCCGCGAGCTCGCCCAGCTCAGCGGGGAGCTCGCCGCGACCAGCGCCCGGCTCGCCGAGTCCCGGGCCCGCGAGCAGGCCCTCGAACAGTCCCGGCGGGAGCTGGTCGCCTGGATCTCGCACGACCTGCGCACCCCGCTGGCCGGGCTGCGGGCGATGGCCGAGGCGCTGGAGGACGGTGTCGCCGAGGAGCCCGAGCGCTACCTCCGGCGGATCCGGACCGAGGTCGAGCGGCTCACCGGCATGGTGGACGATCTGTTCGAACTCTCCCGGATCCAGGCCGGCACCCTCTCCCTCTCGCTCTCCCGGGTCTCCGTCTACGACCTGGTCGACGACGCCCTGGCCGGTGCCCACGCGCTGGCCCGTCAGCGCGGAGTCCGGCTCGAGGGCCGGCAGGTGGAGCCCGAACCGGTCGAGGTGGACAGCCGGGAGATCACCCGGGTGCTGGGCAACCTCCTGGTCAACGCGATCCGTTCGACGCCCCAGGACGGTGTGGTCGCGGTGTCCGCGCGGCGGGAGGCGGACGAGGTACTGCTGTCCGTCACCGACGGCTGCGGCGGCATCCCCGCCCAGGACCTGCCCCGGGTCTTCGAGACCGGCTGGCGCGGCACCGCGGCCCGCACGCCCAGACCGGCCGATCCGGGCGAGCGGTCCGACCGGCCCGAGGCCGGTGGCAGCGGGGCCGGTGGCAGCGGGGCCGGTCTGGGCCTCGCCATCGTCCGTGGCATCGTCGAGGCCCACGCCGGGCGCGCCCGGGTCCACAACGTCGCCGGCGGCTGCTGTTTCGAGATCGCGCTGCCCTCCGCCCGGGGCTGA
- a CDS encoding response regulator transcription factor — MNEPSATTGPPAAGRVLVIDDDPTVAEVVAGYLARAGHHVDHAADGPQGLALARAHRPDLVVLDLMLPGIDGLEVLRRLRGQDTGAQLPVVMLTAKGDEGDRILGLELGADDYVTKPFSPRELVLRVQSVLRRSRAGAPAPGGSAGPVRSGDIGLDGPARRAHRAGNELSLTAREFDLLAFLLRHPGTVFSRQELMARVWGWDFGDLSTVTVHVRRLREKIEDDPAAPRLISTVWGVGYRYDPAPGAEEDRS; from the coding sequence GTGAACGAGCCCTCCGCCACCACCGGACCACCGGCCGCCGGCCGCGTCCTGGTGATCGACGACGACCCGACCGTGGCCGAGGTCGTCGCCGGTTACCTCGCCCGAGCCGGCCACCACGTCGACCACGCCGCCGACGGCCCGCAGGGGCTCGCCCTGGCCCGCGCCCACCGTCCCGACCTGGTGGTCCTCGACCTGATGCTCCCGGGCATCGACGGCCTCGAGGTGCTGCGGCGCCTGCGCGGCCAGGACACCGGCGCGCAACTGCCCGTCGTGATGCTCACCGCCAAAGGCGACGAGGGCGACCGCATCCTCGGCCTGGAGCTGGGCGCCGACGACTACGTCACCAAGCCGTTCAGCCCGCGCGAGCTCGTCCTGCGGGTCCAGTCGGTGCTGCGCCGCTCACGGGCGGGGGCTCCGGCGCCCGGCGGCTCGGCCGGTCCGGTCCGCTCCGGGGACATCGGCCTCGACGGGCCGGCCCGTCGCGCCCACCGGGCGGGGAACGAACTGTCTCTCACTGCACGGGAGTTCGACCTGCTGGCGTTCCTCCTGCGGCACCCGGGGACGGTGTTCTCCCGGCAGGAGCTGATGGCCCGCGTCTGGGGCTGGGACTTCGGCGACCTCTCCACCGTGACCGTCCATGTGCGGCGCCTGCGCGAGAAGATCGAGGACGACCCCGCCGCACCCCGGCTGATCAGCACGGTGTGGGGCGTCGGCTACCGCTACGACCCGGCGCCGGGCGCCGAGGAGGACCGCTCGTGA
- a CDS encoding molybdopterin-dependent oxidoreductase yields the protein MFTSPLHEPRTVVVVGRWLGAALLLCFLTGLTSHLLQDPPGWLAPRLPARPANGYRVTQGLHVIGGLATIPLAGAKLWAVYPRLFEWPPARSVLHALERLGIAVLVAAVLLELFTGLLNTLQWYPWPFPFRQTHFWLGWLATGGLLVHLAVKAPLIAANWWRRAAPALAERRAFLASVFAATGAVTLVTAGQTVPWLSGLDLLAPRRPDLGAQGLPVNRTAARAGTLTVPAGWRLVVDGPRRYELTLAELGELPQYEVELPIACVEGWSASARWGGVRVSELMARAGAPAGSSARVTSLEAEGPYRVMEMPARYADDPLSLLALRVNGEVLTADHGFPARIIAPNRPGVLQTKWVTRIEVVA from the coding sequence GTGTTCACCTCGCCGCTGCACGAGCCGCGGACCGTGGTCGTCGTGGGCCGGTGGCTGGGCGCGGCCCTGCTGCTGTGCTTCCTGACCGGTCTCACCAGCCATCTGCTCCAGGACCCGCCCGGCTGGCTCGCGCCCCGTCTGCCCGCCCGCCCGGCGAACGGCTACCGCGTCACCCAGGGCCTGCACGTGATCGGTGGACTGGCCACGATCCCGCTGGCCGGCGCGAAGCTGTGGGCGGTCTACCCCCGGCTGTTCGAATGGCCGCCGGCGCGCAGCGTGCTGCACGCCCTGGAGCGGCTCGGCATCGCGGTCCTGGTCGCGGCCGTCCTGCTGGAGCTGTTCACGGGGCTGCTGAACACCTTGCAGTGGTACCCGTGGCCGTTCCCGTTCCGGCAGACGCACTTCTGGCTGGGCTGGCTGGCCACCGGCGGGCTGCTGGTCCACCTCGCGGTCAAGGCGCCGCTGATCGCGGCGAACTGGTGGCGCCGGGCCGCTCCCGCCCTGGCCGAGCGGCGCGCGTTCCTCGCCTCGGTCTTCGCCGCGACCGGTGCGGTCACCCTGGTCACGGCCGGGCAGACGGTGCCCTGGCTGAGCGGCCTGGACCTGCTGGCACCGCGCCGCCCGGACCTCGGCGCCCAGGGCCTGCCGGTGAACCGCACCGCCGCCCGGGCCGGCACGCTCACGGTGCCGGCCGGCTGGCGACTCGTGGTCGACGGGCCCAGGCGGTACGAACTCACCCTCGCCGAGCTCGGCGAACTCCCCCAGTACGAGGTGGAACTGCCCATCGCGTGCGTGGAGGGCTGGAGCGCGAGCGCCCGGTGGGGCGGGGTCCGGGTCTCCGAACTGATGGCGCGTGCCGGAGCCCCGGCCGGTTCCTCCGCCCGGGTCACCTCGCTGGAGGCCGAGGGCCCCTACCGGGTCATGGAGATGCCCGCCCGGTACGCCGACGATCCGCTCAGTCTGCTGGCCCTGCGGGTCAACGGCGAGGTGCTGACGGCGGACCACGGGTTCCCGGCGCGGATCATCGCGCCGAACCGGCCCGGCGTGCTGCAGACCAAGTGGGTCACCAGGATCGAGGTGGTCGCATGA
- a CDS encoding methyltransferase domain-containing protein: MSGTATAWIDDPFAEAVRTGRGPLWLRDEDGHRIPLDIERWCAPAAGGDHSLLLRCFDLSAPVVDLGCGPGRLVAALLALGVPALGVDVTPAAVSRTLGLGGAALCRSVFDRLPAEGRWGAALLADGNLGIGGNPQALLRRAAELVAPDGLLLVEVEPREVDERVTVRVEGPDGRLGPPFAWARLGAAAAVRRARGAGLVEAERWTSHGRHFLALRGRAGPAR, encoded by the coding sequence TTGAGCGGCACGGCCACGGCCTGGATCGACGACCCGTTCGCCGAGGCCGTCCGCACCGGACGCGGCCCGCTCTGGCTGCGGGACGAGGACGGCCACCGGATCCCGCTCGACATCGAACGCTGGTGCGCGCCCGCCGCCGGCGGTGACCACAGCCTGCTGCTGCGCTGCTTCGACCTGTCCGCGCCGGTCGTGGACCTCGGCTGCGGACCCGGCCGGCTGGTCGCCGCGCTGCTCGCCCTCGGCGTCCCGGCGCTCGGTGTCGACGTGACACCGGCCGCCGTCAGCCGCACCCTGGGCCTGGGCGGCGCGGCGCTCTGCCGTTCGGTGTTCGACCGGCTGCCGGCCGAGGGCCGCTGGGGCGCGGCCCTGCTGGCGGACGGCAACCTCGGCATCGGCGGCAACCCGCAGGCCCTGCTGCGGCGCGCCGCCGAACTGGTCGCCCCGGACGGTCTGCTGCTGGTGGAGGTGGAACCGCGGGAGGTGGACGAGCGGGTCACCGTCCGGGTCGAGGGCCCGGACGGCCGGCTCGGGCCGCCGTTCGCCTGGGCGCGCCTCGGCGCAGCGGCCGCCGTCCGGCGGGCCCGCGGTGCCGGGCTGGTCGAGGCGGAGCGGTGGACCTCGCACGGCCGCCACTTCCTCGCCCTGCGCGGGCGCGCCGGACCCGCCCGCTGA
- a CDS encoding cytochrome b/b6 domain-containing protein, which translates to MRRPPELLLRFTRAERLVHRATAALMLTCLATAACLYLPPLAELVGRRRLVVTVHVWCGLALPVPLLLGLAFRAVRADVSRLSRFGPADRAWLRAVRARAAHRPAGKFNAGQKLYAQWTLGSMLVIVGTGLMMWLVHLTPPGWRTGATFVHDWLAAAIAVVTAGHVRMAVRDPEARLGMRTGLVDRRWAEREHPHWVPAPAADRADPVRGGGPPP; encoded by the coding sequence ATGCGCCGACCGCCTGAGCTCCTGCTGCGCTTCACCCGGGCCGAGCGCCTGGTGCACCGCGCCACCGCCGCGCTGATGCTGACCTGCCTGGCCACCGCCGCCTGCCTCTACCTGCCGCCGCTGGCCGAACTGGTCGGCCGCCGAAGGCTGGTGGTCACCGTGCACGTGTGGTGCGGCCTCGCGCTGCCGGTGCCGCTGCTGCTCGGACTGGCGTTCCGCGCGGTGCGCGCGGACGTCTCCCGGCTGAGCCGCTTCGGCCCCGCGGACCGGGCCTGGCTGCGGGCGGTACGGGCGCGTGCGGCGCACCGTCCGGCGGGGAAGTTCAACGCCGGGCAGAAGCTGTACGCCCAGTGGACGCTCGGGTCGATGCTGGTGATCGTCGGCACGGGCCTGATGATGTGGCTGGTCCACCTGACGCCACCGGGCTGGCGGACCGGCGCGACCTTCGTCCACGACTGGCTCGCGGCGGCGATCGCTGTGGTGACCGCCGGGCACGTGCGGATGGCGGTCCGCGATCCCGAGGCCCGGCTCGGGATGCGGACCGGCCTGGTGGACCGGCGCTGGGCCGAGCGCGAGCACCCGCACTGGGTGCCCGCGCCGGCCGCGGACCGGGCGGACCCCGTCCGCGGCGGCGGACCCCCTCCGTGA
- a CDS encoding S-methyl-5'-thioadenosine phosphorylase: protein MTVDQDVLPSAEVGVIGGSGLYELLDDVTEVRVDTPYGEPSDALFVGEAAGRRVAFLPRHGRGHRLPPHRINYRANLWALHTLGVRQVLAPCAVGGLRPEYGPGTLLVPDQFVDRTSGRPQTFYDGLPLPDGTVPEVVHVSTADPYCPVGRRVAIEAAGEAAWQPVDGGTLVVIEGPRFSTRAESRWFTANGWSVVGMTGHPEAVLARELGLCYTSMALVTDLDAGVESGAGVTHGEVLQEFARNVDRLRTVLFKAVERLPAERDCPCPHALDGLTTGLPGVPAP from the coding sequence ATGACGGTCGACCAGGACGTCCTGCCCAGCGCCGAGGTGGGCGTGATCGGCGGATCCGGGCTCTACGAGCTGCTGGACGACGTGACCGAGGTGCGGGTGGACACCCCGTACGGCGAGCCGAGCGACGCGCTGTTCGTGGGCGAGGCGGCCGGCCGCCGGGTCGCGTTCCTGCCGCGGCACGGACGGGGCCACCGGCTCCCCCCGCACCGGATCAACTACCGCGCGAACCTGTGGGCACTGCACACCCTGGGCGTGCGCCAGGTGCTGGCGCCCTGCGCGGTCGGCGGGCTGCGACCGGAGTACGGGCCGGGCACCCTGCTGGTGCCCGACCAGTTCGTGGACCGGACGTCCGGGCGCCCGCAGACCTTCTACGACGGCCTGCCGCTGCCGGACGGCACGGTACCGGAGGTGGTGCACGTGTCGACGGCCGACCCGTACTGCCCGGTCGGGCGGCGGGTGGCGATCGAGGCCGCCGGGGAGGCGGCCTGGCAGCCGGTGGACGGCGGCACGCTGGTGGTGATCGAGGGCCCGCGCTTCTCCACCCGCGCCGAGTCCCGCTGGTTCACCGCCAACGGCTGGTCGGTGGTCGGCATGACCGGCCACCCGGAGGCCGTCCTCGCCCGTGAACTCGGGCTCTGCTACACCTCGATGGCCCTGGTGACCGACCTCGACGCGGGCGTGGAGAGCGGCGCGGGCGTCACCCACGGCGAGGTGCTGCAGGAGTTCGCCCGCAACGTCGACCGGCTGCGCACCGTGTTGTTCAAGGCGGTGGAGCGCCTCCCCGCGGAGCGCGACTGCCCGTGCCCGCACGCGCTGGACGGCCTCACGACCGGTCTTCCCGGGGTGCCCGCGCCCTGA